Proteins from a single region of Ensifer adhaerens:
- the lpxA gene encoding acyl-ACP--UDP-N-acetylglucosamine O-acyltransferase, with translation MNMIAASAKIHPSSIIEDGAVIGENVKIGPFCHVGPKVVLGDDIELHSHVVVTGRTTIGTGTKIFPQAVIGADSQSVHHSAVDTELLIGANCTIREGVTMNTGTVEHGGQTVVGDNNLFLAYSHVAHDCRLGNNIILSNNVMLAGHVTVEDRAILGGGCAVHQFTRVGRQAFVGGLSAVSYDVIPYGMLNGNPGILSGLNVVGMTRAGIDRATIHVVRRAYKQIFEGPESIRANAAAIREEYADCAPVVEILDFIGAESDRALSSPSRGKA, from the coding sequence CTGAACATGATTGCAGCATCAGCGAAGATCCACCCGTCCTCGATTATCGAAGACGGCGCTGTGATCGGCGAAAACGTCAAGATCGGCCCTTTTTGCCACGTGGGGCCGAAAGTCGTTCTTGGCGACGATATCGAGCTCCACAGTCATGTCGTGGTAACCGGCCGCACGACGATCGGCACGGGAACAAAGATCTTCCCGCAGGCCGTGATCGGCGCTGATTCGCAGAGCGTTCATCATAGCGCCGTCGATACGGAACTGCTGATCGGTGCGAATTGCACGATCCGCGAAGGCGTGACGATGAATACGGGCACCGTCGAACATGGCGGACAGACTGTCGTTGGCGACAACAATCTCTTTCTGGCTTATTCGCACGTGGCGCACGATTGCCGCCTCGGCAACAATATCATCCTGTCGAACAACGTGATGCTGGCGGGCCATGTCACGGTCGAAGATCGCGCCATTCTTGGCGGGGGCTGCGCCGTGCATCAGTTTACCCGCGTCGGCCGTCAGGCGTTTGTCGGAGGCCTCTCCGCCGTCAGCTATGACGTCATTCCCTATGGTATGCTCAATGGCAATCCGGGCATACTGAGTGGGCTGAACGTTGTCGGCATGACGAGAGCCGGGATCGACCGTGCGACGATCCACGTCGTCCGCCGCGCTTACAAGCAGATCTTTGAAGGCCCGGAATCGATCCGCGCCAATGCCGCGGCCATTCGCGAAGAATATGCCGACTGCGCACCGGTTGTCGAAATCCTCGATTTCATCGGGGCCGAGAGCGACCGGGCACTATCGTCGCCGTCTCGCGGCAAGGCGTGA
- a CDS encoding TolC family outer membrane protein encodes MVSIVRKAALWAAVSTSVLLAPHAVLAETIFGAMAKAYANNPDLNAARAGLRATDESVPIAKSGFRPQVAAFANGTLSTIDRADGSRDLHQGQVGVSITQMVFDGFQTLNNVRAAESNVFATRESLLANEMQILLSAATIYSNIARDQQLVSIRKQNIAFLQEQVNAAKARLDVGEGTRTDVSLAEASLANAQSQLIVAVAQLKQSEATYVRIVGDIPKGIKQASPASKNLPRSLDQAVASGLRDHPTILAAQYSVDSAGFQVKSAEGTMLPGVTLQGQVGRTAGNVTDDNNTSSITARLEVPIYQGGLEYGQIRQAKERLGQQRILVDSARASIQETIVSAYAQLEAAIARISANKAQISAAKLALDGVVEERKVGQRTTLDVLDSQQDVLQAQELLALAQRDAVVASYTLLAASARLTVKSQGLQVAEYRSEEHYEAVKDKWFGLRTVDGR; translated from the coding sequence ATGGTGTCGATTGTCCGCAAAGCGGCCCTATGGGCCGCCGTTTCGACGAGTGTGCTGCTTGCCCCGCACGCAGTGCTGGCCGAGACGATCTTCGGCGCAATGGCCAAAGCCTACGCAAACAACCCGGATCTGAATGCTGCACGTGCGGGTCTGCGCGCAACCGACGAGAGCGTGCCGATCGCCAAGTCTGGCTTTCGCCCCCAAGTGGCAGCTTTCGCCAACGGGACGCTTTCGACCATCGACCGGGCGGATGGATCCCGGGACCTCCACCAGGGACAGGTTGGCGTCTCCATAACGCAGATGGTCTTTGACGGCTTTCAGACGCTGAACAATGTTCGCGCGGCCGAGTCGAACGTGTTTGCCACCCGCGAATCGCTGCTGGCCAACGAAATGCAGATCCTGCTCTCGGCAGCGACCATCTACTCGAACATTGCGCGAGATCAGCAGTTGGTCTCGATCCGCAAGCAGAACATCGCCTTCCTGCAGGAGCAGGTGAACGCCGCCAAGGCGCGCCTTGACGTAGGTGAAGGCACGCGCACGGACGTGAGCCTCGCCGAGGCGTCGCTCGCCAACGCGCAATCGCAGCTCATCGTCGCCGTCGCGCAGTTGAAGCAGAGCGAAGCGACGTATGTGCGGATCGTTGGCGACATACCGAAGGGCATCAAGCAGGCGTCTCCGGCATCCAAGAACCTGCCGCGCTCGCTCGATCAGGCCGTCGCAAGCGGCCTGCGGGATCATCCGACCATCCTGGCTGCACAGTACTCGGTTGATTCGGCCGGATTCCAGGTGAAGTCGGCAGAGGGAACGATGCTGCCGGGCGTGACGCTTCAAGGGCAGGTCGGCCGCACGGCCGGCAACGTCACCGACGACAACAATACGTCGAGCATAACGGCTCGCCTCGAGGTGCCGATCTATCAGGGCGGCCTCGAATATGGTCAGATCCGGCAGGCAAAGGAACGCCTCGGACAACAGCGCATCTTGGTTGATTCGGCACGAGCATCGATTCAGGAAACGATTGTTTCGGCCTATGCTCAGCTTGAAGCGGCGATTGCGCGCATTTCCGCAAACAAGGCGCAAATCTCTGCCGCCAAGCTGGCGCTGGATGGCGTCGTTGAAGAGCGCAAAGTCGGCCAGCGCACGACCCTCGACGTTCTCGATTCGCAGCAGGACGTGCTGCAGGCGCAGGAACTCCTGGCGCTTGCGCAGCGTGACGCGGTCGTCGCGAGCTATACTTTGCTTGCAGCCTCCGCGAGGCTGACCGTGAAGAGCCAGGGGCTGCAGGTTGCGGAATACCGCTCCGAGGAACACTACGAGGCGGTCAAGGATAAATGGTTCGGTCTTCGAACCGTCGACGGTCGCTAA
- a CDS encoding PopZ family protein — protein sequence MAQLNVAREPSMDEILASIRKIIESNEPGQAGLSPQEHFEDEAGDEIELTIDSEIETVAFGRREESADILRPTPAAPAVELSIVSPEVSTAVAQPPLSLADVAARVRAASERHATGFAPREAQPAAPAPAIQDSPVVTSRMAAVSAPKAPTVQPVVTLETHEDTEAVAAPESAEVRDSFEPPAQVATPVMVDTAAPEKAIAAIVSPEVGRKVAQSFDNLALAVDQGARRSFDEIAQEMLRPMLQEWLDDNLPTLVERLVREEIERVARGPRR from the coding sequence ATGGCACAGCTCAATGTCGCGCGTGAACCTTCGATGGATGAGATCCTGGCATCCATTCGCAAGATCATCGAGAGCAATGAGCCTGGCCAGGCCGGGCTGTCGCCGCAGGAGCATTTCGAGGATGAGGCGGGCGATGAGATCGAGCTGACGATCGACAGCGAGATCGAGACCGTTGCCTTTGGCCGGCGTGAGGAATCTGCCGACATCTTGAGGCCCACCCCAGCGGCTCCTGCCGTAGAGCTTTCCATCGTCTCGCCTGAGGTCAGCACCGCGGTTGCGCAGCCGCCGCTTTCGCTGGCTGATGTCGCTGCGCGCGTTCGAGCGGCTTCGGAGCGCCACGCAACGGGATTTGCCCCGCGCGAAGCGCAGCCAGCCGCGCCGGCTCCCGCAATCCAGGACAGTCCTGTCGTAACGTCGCGCATGGCCGCGGTATCAGCGCCCAAGGCTCCGACGGTTCAGCCGGTCGTGACCCTCGAAACACACGAGGATACGGAGGCCGTCGCTGCGCCTGAGTCGGCGGAGGTTCGCGACAGCTTCGAACCGCCCGCACAGGTAGCTACGCCCGTCATGGTCGACACGGCGGCCCCCGAGAAGGCGATCGCGGCCATCGTCTCTCCGGAGGTCGGCCGGAAGGTCGCGCAGTCCTTCGACAATCTCGCTCTCGCGGTCGATCAGGGCGCAAGGCGTTCGTTCGACGAAATCGCCCAGGAAATGCTGCGGCCGATGTTGCAGGAATGGCTGGACGACAATCTGCCGACACTCGTCGAACGGTTGGTTCGCGAGGAAATCGAACGCGTTGCCCGCGGGCCGCGTCGCTGA
- the gltA gene encoding citrate synthase, with protein sequence MTEKTAVVTLDGKSADLPVRSGSIGPDVVDIGSLYKQTKMFTYDPGFTSTASCESKITYIDGDEGVLLHRGYPIEQLAEHGDFLEVCYLLLYGELPTKAQKADFDYRVTHHTMVHEQMSRFFTGFRRDAHPMAVMCGCVGALSAFYHDSTDITDPHQRMVASLRMIAKMPTIAAMAYKYHIGQPFVYPKNDLDYASNFLRMCFAVPCEEYVVNPVLSRAMDRIFILHADHEQNASTSTVRLAGSSGANPFACIAAGIACLWGPAHGGANEAALNMLAEIGTADRIPEFIARAKDKNDPFRLMGFGHRVYKNYDPRAKIMQKTTHEVLAELGHKDDPLLEVAMELERIALTDEYFIEKKLYPNIDFYSGITLKALGFPTTMFTVLFALARTVGWIAQWNEMIEDPEQRIGRPRQLYVGAPQRDYVPVSKR encoded by the coding sequence ATGACTGAAAAAACCGCGGTTGTAACACTCGATGGAAAGTCTGCGGATCTTCCGGTGCGATCGGGGTCCATCGGCCCTGACGTCGTGGACATCGGCTCGCTCTACAAACAGACGAAAATGTTCACCTACGACCCGGGCTTCACGTCCACGGCGTCGTGCGAATCCAAGATCACCTATATCGACGGCGACGAAGGCGTGCTGCTCCACCGCGGCTACCCGATCGAGCAGCTGGCCGAGCACGGCGACTTCCTGGAAGTCTGCTACCTGCTGCTCTACGGCGAACTGCCGACCAAGGCACAGAAGGCCGACTTCGACTATCGCGTCACGCACCACACCATGGTGCATGAGCAGATGTCGCGCTTCTTCACGGGCTTCCGCCGTGACGCGCACCCGATGGCCGTCATGTGCGGCTGCGTCGGCGCGCTTTCGGCGTTCTATCACGACTCAACCGACATCACCGATCCGCACCAGCGCATGGTCGCTTCGCTGCGCATGATCGCCAAGATGCCGACGATCGCGGCGATGGCCTACAAGTACCACATCGGCCAGCCCTTCGTTTACCCGAAGAACGATCTGGACTACGCCTCGAACTTCCTGCGCATGTGCTTCGCCGTTCCGTGCGAGGAATATGTCGTCAACCCGGTTCTGTCGCGCGCCATGGACCGTATCTTCATCCTGCACGCCGACCACGAGCAGAACGCGTCGACCTCGACGGTTCGTCTCGCCGGTTCGTCGGGCGCGAACCCGTTCGCCTGCATCGCTGCCGGCATCGCCTGCCTCTGGGGCCCGGCTCATGGTGGCGCCAACGAAGCGGCGCTCAACATGCTCGCCGAAATCGGCACGGCCGACCGCATCCCGGAATTCATCGCCCGCGCCAAGGACAAGAACGATCCGTTCCGCCTGATGGGCTTCGGTCACCGCGTCTACAAGAACTACGATCCGCGCGCGAAGATCATGCAGAAGACCACGCACGAAGTGCTGGCGGAACTCGGCCACAAGGACGATCCGCTGCTCGAAGTCGCGATGGAACTCGAGCGCATCGCACTCACCGACGAGTATTTCATCGAGAAGAAGCTCTATCCGAACATCGACTTCTACTCCGGCATCACGCTGAAGGCGCTGGGCTTCCCCACCACCATGTTCACCGTGCTCTTCGCGCTCGCCCGCACCGTCGGCTGGATCGCGCAGTGGAACGAGATGATCGAGGATCCGGAACAGCGCATCGGTCGCCCGCGCCAGCTCTATGTCGGCGCTCCGCAGCGCGACTACGTGCCGGTCTCCAAGCGCTGA
- the exbB gene encoding tonB-system energizer ExbB yields the protein MPNRARSTTNLLAAAMLGLSSAAFPAVAFAQSASDAGTSVPATNGAQGTVAESPASTPVAEGQTATGSAPVNQATPITQIQPAAQAASPEAATPIGVEGAAVAAEGVANPVLPHDLSPIGMFMAADLVVKSVMVGLAVASIATWAIFLVKALELFGAKARLKRAVRLLSAANGLADVKTAFDGKSGPAPDMVAAAIDEMVRSEAVVDHAPASGIKERVSSLLTRIEVRAGKRMTSGTGILASIGSVGPFVGLFGTVWGIMNSFIGISKAQTTNLAIVAPGIAEALLATAIGLVAAIPAVIIYNYFARAVGGYKVILADAAAAVERLVSRDLDHRLARKAQPRRQEGFVHAETTIARIG from the coding sequence ATGCCGAACCGAGCCCGATCGACGACCAATCTGCTGGCAGCCGCAATGCTGGGCCTGTCATCGGCCGCTTTTCCTGCAGTTGCGTTCGCTCAATCGGCGAGTGACGCGGGAACGTCAGTCCCGGCCACGAACGGCGCTCAGGGCACTGTCGCAGAATCTCCTGCGTCAACGCCGGTCGCCGAGGGGCAGACGGCAACCGGCAGCGCGCCGGTAAACCAGGCGACGCCGATCACACAGATCCAGCCCGCAGCACAAGCCGCTTCGCCCGAGGCTGCTACCCCCATTGGTGTCGAGGGCGCCGCGGTTGCGGCCGAAGGCGTGGCGAACCCGGTACTGCCGCACGATCTGTCGCCGATCGGCATGTTCATGGCGGCCGACCTGGTCGTCAAAAGCGTTATGGTCGGCTTGGCAGTGGCGTCCATTGCCACCTGGGCGATCTTCCTGGTCAAGGCACTCGAGCTTTTTGGCGCCAAGGCGCGCCTCAAGCGGGCGGTGCGTCTGCTGTCAGCGGCTAATGGCCTGGCTGATGTCAAGACCGCATTCGACGGGAAGTCAGGCCCCGCGCCTGACATGGTGGCTGCGGCGATCGACGAAATGGTGCGTTCGGAAGCGGTTGTCGACCATGCGCCCGCGAGCGGCATCAAGGAGCGCGTCTCTTCGCTGCTGACCCGCATCGAGGTTCGCGCCGGCAAGCGCATGACGAGCGGCACCGGTATTCTCGCCTCGATCGGCTCGGTCGGTCCGTTCGTCGGCCTTTTCGGCACCGTGTGGGGGATCATGAATTCCTTCATCGGCATCAGCAAGGCGCAGACGACCAATCTCGCGATCGTCGCACCCGGCATTGCCGAAGCGCTGCTCGCCACTGCCATCGGCCTCGTTGCGGCTATTCCGGCCGTGATCATTTACAACTATTTCGCCCGTGCAGTGGGTGGCTACAAGGTGATCCTTGCCGATGCTGCGGCCGCCGTGGAACGGCTCGTCAGCCGCGACCTCGACCACCGTCTGGCCCGCAAGGCGCAGCCCCGCCGTCAGGAAGGCTTCGTCCATGCGGAAACGACCATTGCACGGATTGGGTGA
- the lpxD gene encoding UDP-3-O-(3-hydroxymyristoyl)glucosamine N-acyltransferase, protein MEQNWFFPPHEGIRLGDLANQIGAELTNGAVADCTIHSVAPVYRAKPGDVCYMLSRKSRAELDTCQASAIICDKTISSLVPAHIPVLLTARPHTAFALAGTLLHEVAMRPARNTSLGGVAPGAFVDPTARLEDGVEVEPTAVVGAGAEIGSGTRIAAGAVIGPGVRIGRDCTIAAGASVLCALVGNSVIIHPGARIGQDGFGYAPGPKGGMIKIVQVGRVIIQDHVEIGANTTIDRGTMDDTVIGEGTKIDNLVQVGHNVRIGRYCGIVSQVGIAGSTKIGDGVMIGGGSGVNGHITIGDGVQIAAMSGVASDVPAGERYGGIPARPMRDFLRDVAEMAMRASDRQKKKKGDTNE, encoded by the coding sequence ATGGAACAGAACTGGTTTTTTCCGCCCCATGAAGGGATTCGTTTGGGTGACCTGGCGAATCAAATTGGGGCGGAGTTGACTAATGGTGCGGTCGCCGACTGCACCATTCATTCGGTAGCGCCGGTCTATCGGGCTAAACCCGGCGACGTCTGCTACATGCTGTCTCGCAAGAGCCGCGCCGAGCTTGATACGTGTCAGGCGTCCGCGATCATTTGCGACAAGACGATTTCCAGCCTTGTGCCTGCGCATATCCCAGTCCTGCTGACGGCTCGTCCGCACACGGCGTTCGCACTTGCCGGCACGTTGCTGCACGAGGTGGCGATGCGTCCCGCGCGCAACACCAGCCTCGGTGGCGTGGCGCCGGGTGCCTTCGTGGATCCGACAGCGCGTCTGGAAGACGGCGTCGAAGTCGAGCCTACCGCCGTCGTCGGAGCCGGTGCGGAAATCGGAAGCGGCACCCGCATCGCCGCGGGCGCCGTTATCGGGCCGGGCGTGCGCATCGGCCGCGACTGTACGATTGCCGCTGGTGCAAGCGTGCTCTGTGCTCTCGTTGGCAACAGCGTGATCATTCATCCCGGGGCCCGCATCGGTCAGGATGGTTTCGGCTATGCGCCCGGACCGAAAGGCGGAATGATCAAGATCGTTCAGGTCGGTCGCGTCATTATCCAGGATCATGTCGAGATCGGCGCCAATACGACGATCGATCGTGGCACGATGGATGACACGGTGATCGGCGAGGGGACGAAGATCGACAATCTCGTCCAGGTTGGCCACAACGTGCGCATTGGCCGTTATTGTGGCATCGTCAGCCAGGTAGGCATTGCAGGCAGCACGAAGATCGGCGACGGCGTGATGATCGGCGGTGGTAGTGGCGTCAATGGTCACATCACGATCGGCGATGGCGTGCAGATCGCGGCCATGAGCGGCGTCGCCAGCGATGTGCCGGCCGGCGAACGTTATGGTGGTATTCCGGCGCGCCCGATGCGCGATTTCCTGCGCGATGTCGCGGAAATGGCGATGCGGGCAAGCGACAGACAGAAAAAGAAGAAGGGCGATACGAATGAGTGA
- the fabZ gene encoding 3-hydroxyacyl-ACP dehydratase FabZ — protein MSEAATVLGTADIQEILKLLPHRYPFLLVDRIIEIDGDNSAIGIKNVSANEPHFTGHFPEQPIMPGVLLVEGMAQTAGAICARKVGTGTNLVYFMTIDNARFRKPVVPGDRVEFHVVKQKQRGNIWKFHCDAKVDGQLVAEADIGAMIVSKEDA, from the coding sequence ATGAGTGAGGCAGCAACGGTTCTCGGTACGGCGGACATTCAGGAAATCCTGAAGCTGCTCCCGCATCGGTACCCATTTCTGCTCGTCGATCGCATCATCGAGATCGACGGCGACAATTCGGCGATCGGCATCAAGAACGTTTCGGCGAACGAACCGCATTTCACCGGTCATTTCCCCGAGCAGCCGATCATGCCGGGCGTTTTGCTCGTCGAGGGCATGGCGCAGACGGCAGGCGCGATTTGCGCCCGCAAGGTTGGGACCGGGACAAACCTCGTCTATTTCATGACCATCGACAATGCGCGCTTCCGCAAGCCGGTCGTTCCTGGCGACCGCGTCGAATTCCATGTCGTCAAGCAGAAGCAGCGCGGCAATATCTGGAAATTTCACTGTGATGCAAAAGTTGACGGGCAACTGGTCGCAGAAGCTGATATCGGCGCGATGATCGTCAGCAAGGAAGACGCCTGA
- the exbD gene encoding TonB system transport protein ExbD, whose protein sequence is MAGKVSQDGGDLDENSEINVTPFIDVMLVLLIIFMVAAPLATVDMKVDLPQSAAKPAPRDDKPVFVTLKADLALAIGNEETARETFADELKRLTEGNTETRVLLRADKAVDYGELMTVMNLIQNAGYTKIALVGLEGAPGR, encoded by the coding sequence ATGGCCGGCAAAGTAAGCCAGGACGGCGGCGATCTCGACGAGAACAGCGAAATCAACGTCACGCCCTTTATCGACGTCATGCTCGTGCTGCTGATCATCTTCATGGTGGCGGCGCCGCTTGCTACGGTGGACATGAAGGTGGATCTGCCGCAATCGGCTGCAAAGCCGGCGCCGCGCGACGACAAACCGGTCTTCGTGACCTTGAAGGCCGATCTGGCGCTTGCCATCGGTAACGAGGAAACGGCCCGCGAGACCTTCGCCGACGAGCTGAAGCGCCTGACCGAGGGCAATACCGAGACGCGCGTCCTGCTGCGGGCCGACAAGGCCGTGGACTACGGTGAATTGATGACGGTCATGAACCTCATCCAGAACGCCGGCTACACCAAGATCGCCCTTGTCGGGCTGGAAGGCGCGCCCGGACGCTGA
- a CDS encoding LpxI family protein has protein sequence MSAAASHAATGGRLAIIAGGGALPHHVAEAVRARGEDPFIIALSREAEEADWIGFDHSVLGIGDFANISRTFKDEGIDRVVLSGWVRRRPEWRDIRPTLRTLAKIPAVLKTLVSGGDDAVLRMAMALIEASGAHVIGVHEVVPNLLAEPGPIGAVTPDADDRRDIEAGIAAANALGALDVGQGAVAVGGRVVALEGAEGTDSMLERVAALKAEGRVSSRRRGVLVKLCKPGQDLRADLPSIGPSTVALAEKAGLAGIAVEAGRALVLERGNVIDIANRAGLFVAGVERSAKGAER, from the coding sequence ATGTCGGCTGCTGCGAGCCACGCAGCGACCGGCGGTCGGCTCGCAATCATCGCCGGCGGTGGCGCGCTGCCGCATCACGTGGCCGAAGCTGTGCGGGCGCGGGGCGAAGATCCTTTCATCATCGCATTGTCGCGCGAGGCGGAAGAGGCCGATTGGATCGGCTTTGATCATTCCGTCCTCGGGATAGGCGACTTCGCCAATATCAGCCGTACTTTCAAGGATGAGGGGATCGATCGCGTCGTCCTGTCGGGTTGGGTTCGCCGCCGGCCGGAATGGCGCGACATTCGCCCGACGCTGAGAACGCTCGCAAAGATTCCGGCAGTCTTGAAGACGCTGGTGTCCGGTGGAGACGACGCCGTCCTGCGCATGGCCATGGCACTGATCGAAGCAAGCGGCGCCCATGTCATCGGCGTTCATGAAGTGGTGCCCAATCTCCTGGCAGAACCGGGGCCGATCGGTGCGGTTACGCCTGATGCCGACGATCGCCGAGACATCGAGGCTGGCATTGCCGCCGCCAACGCGCTCGGCGCGCTTGACGTGGGGCAGGGTGCTGTGGCCGTCGGTGGGCGTGTCGTGGCGCTGGAGGGCGCTGAAGGTACCGATTCTATGCTTGAGCGTGTCGCCGCCTTGAAGGCCGAAGGCCGCGTCTCTTCTCGCCGTCGCGGGGTTCTCGTCAAGCTTTGCAAGCCCGGGCAGGATCTTCGCGCCGACTTGCCGTCGATCGGTCCGTCGACCGTTGCGCTTGCTGAAAAGGCCGGTCTCGCCGGTATCGCTGTCGAAGCCGGCAGGGCTCTGGTTCTTGAACGCGGCAACGTGATCGATATCGCCAATCGCGCCGGTCTGTTTGTTGCCGGTGTCGAACGATCGGCCAAGGGAGCCGAACGATGA
- a CDS encoding protein-L-isoaspartate O-methyltransferase family protein, which translates to MNFEAARTKMVDNQIRTTDVTSHSVLSAFLTVPREEFVPAKMKELAYIDTDIALDGINGAAPRYLMEPSPLAKLLQLAEIAKSDVVLEIGCGTGYASALLSLIAGSVVALESDQGLAATATETLARLGYDNIAVVTGDLEKGYAAEAPYDVIFVHGSVEVLPAALFQQLRDGGRLVVVEGFGNASRAKLYVHEHGKTSERADFNTAVKPLPGFRREQEFVF; encoded by the coding sequence ATGAATTTCGAAGCAGCGCGCACCAAGATGGTGGACAACCAGATCCGGACTACGGATGTGACGTCCCACTCGGTCTTGTCCGCCTTCCTCACCGTGCCGCGCGAAGAATTCGTGCCCGCGAAGATGAAGGAGCTCGCCTATATCGACACCGACATCGCGCTTGACGGCATCAACGGCGCAGCGCCGCGCTACCTGATGGAGCCTTCGCCGCTCGCCAAGCTGCTGCAGCTCGCCGAGATCGCAAAGTCCGACGTCGTGCTCGAGATCGGCTGCGGCACCGGCTATGCTTCTGCACTGCTTTCCCTGATTGCAGGGTCTGTCGTCGCACTCGAAAGCGATCAGGGTCTAGCAGCCACTGCGACCGAAACGCTGGCGCGTCTCGGCTATGACAATATTGCCGTTGTCACCGGCGATCTCGAGAAGGGCTACGCTGCCGAAGCACCTTACGATGTCATCTTCGTTCACGGTTCGGTGGAAGTTTTGCCTGCTGCTCTGTTCCAGCAATTGCGCGATGGCGGCCGTCTCGTGGTGGTCGAAGGATTTGGCAACGCTTCGCGCGCTAAACTCTATGTGCACGAGCACGGAAAGACCTCCGAGCGTGCCGATTTCAACACTGCGGTGAAGCCGCTTCCCGGCTTCCGCCGCGAGCAGGAATTTGTTTTTTGA
- the lpxB gene encoding lipid-A-disaccharide synthase, with product MSAPSYKLAVIAGEVSGDLLGADLVRALRAQSSGTIELVGVGGEALEAEGLRSLFDYSELSIMGFTQVFARLPKLIMRIRQTAKAIIAARPDALLIIDSPDFTHRVARKVRAALPDVPVINYVCPSVWAWKPERAPRMRGYVDHVLAVLPFEPQAMEKLEGPPTTYVGHRLASDANVLAVRASRGQRLAGAIDGRVATCLLLPGSRSSEVGRLLPTFGRVVEELASRHPDIRFLLPTVSRQEKLVREITASWPIQPEITVGAAEKWAAFDRADAAIAASGTVLLELALAGVPVVSTYDPDFLVKFLHKRIRIWSGALPNLIADFPIVPEYFSESIRPGALTRWMERLSGATAQRASMLDGYALVQERMATSQPPGEKAAEIVLGYLKKNNR from the coding sequence ATGAGCGCGCCCAGCTACAAGCTTGCAGTCATTGCCGGCGAGGTTTCCGGCGATCTCCTGGGCGCCGATCTCGTTCGTGCGCTTCGGGCGCAAAGCAGCGGTACGATTGAACTCGTCGGCGTCGGCGGCGAGGCGCTGGAGGCCGAGGGGCTTCGATCGCTCTTCGACTATTCCGAACTGTCCATCATGGGCTTCACCCAGGTCTTCGCGCGATTGCCGAAGCTCATCATGCGCATTCGTCAGACGGCAAAGGCGATCATCGCCGCGCGTCCCGATGCCTTGCTGATCATCGACAGCCCGGACTTTACCCACCGGGTGGCGCGCAAGGTCCGCGCGGCACTGCCGGATGTGCCTGTCATCAACTATGTCTGCCCGAGCGTCTGGGCCTGGAAGCCGGAACGTGCGCCGCGCATGCGTGGTTATGTTGATCACGTCCTGGCCGTGTTGCCGTTCGAACCGCAGGCGATGGAGAAGCTAGAGGGCCCGCCGACGACCTATGTCGGCCACCGCCTCGCAAGCGATGCGAATGTGCTCGCTGTCCGCGCGAGCCGCGGGCAGCGCCTTGCCGGTGCCATCGATGGTCGGGTTGCGACGTGTCTCCTTCTGCCGGGCTCCCGTTCGAGTGAGGTCGGCCGCCTTTTGCCGACCTTCGGCCGGGTGGTCGAGGAGCTAGCCAGCCGACATCCCGACATTCGTTTCCTGTTGCCGACCGTTTCCCGGCAGGAAAAGCTGGTACGCGAAATCACGGCATCCTGGCCCATCCAGCCGGAGATCACAGTGGGGGCGGCGGAAAAATGGGCCGCCTTCGATCGGGCCGATGCGGCGATCGCCGCCTCGGGAACTGTTCTCCTGGAACTGGCGCTTGCCGGCGTTCCCGTCGTTTCGACATACGATCCCGATTTCCTGGTGAAGTTCCTGCACAAGCGCATCCGCATCTGGAGCGGGGCGCTGCCGAATTTGATCGCAGACTTCCCGATCGTGCCGGAATATTTCAGCGAGTCCATCCGTCCTGGTGCCTTGACGCGTTGGATGGAACGGCTTTCCGGTGCAACGGCGCAACGCGCCTCGATGCTGGACGGCTATGCACTGGTGCAAGAGCGCATGGCGACATCTCAACCGCCCGGTGAAAAGGCAGCCGAGATTGTCCTTGGCTATCTCAAGAAAAACAACAGGTAA